One stretch of Kogia breviceps isolate mKogBre1 chromosome 18, mKogBre1 haplotype 1, whole genome shotgun sequence DNA includes these proteins:
- the MLYCD gene encoding malonyl-CoA decarboxylase, mitochondrial produces MRVLRPSLSAGRHLLLWLRLPVRPPRPPGPRLSRGRAAAAGALERAMDELLHRAVPAMPAYGLREKTPAPAENQCADFVSFYGGLAEAAERAELLDRLARGFGVDHGQVAEQSAAVLQLLQQPREAAVLLQAEDRLRYALVPRYRSLFHHISKLDGGVRFLVQLRADLLEAQALKLMEGPHVREMNGVLKSMFLEWFSSGFLNLEQVTWRSPCEVLQKISESEAVHPVKNWADMRRRVGPYRRCYFLSHCSAPGEPLIILHVALTSEISSSIQTIIAKESPASETEERDKITTAILYSLSLTQQGLQGVELGTFLIKRVVKELQKEFPHLGTFASLSPIPGFTKWLLGLLKSKAKDHGRNELLTDSECKEISEITGGPVNETLKTFLSSSEWAQSEQLARALQAPLMRLCAWYLYGEKHRGYALNPVANFHLQNGAVMWRINWMADVSLRGITGSCGLMVNYRYFLEDTAANRTAYLSSKSINASEQVLSLVAQFQKNSKL; encoded by the exons ATGCGAGTCCTCCGGCCGAGTCTGTCGGCTGGGCGCCATCTCCTCCTCTGGCTGCGGCTCCCCGTGCGGCCGCCGCGGCCGCCCGGACCCCGGCTGTCGAgagggcgggcggcggcggccggcGCCCTGGAGCGGGCCATGGACGAGCTGCTGCACCGTGCGGTGCCCGCGATGCCGGCCTACGGGCTGCGCGAGAAGACGCCGGCGCCGGCGGAGAACCAGTGCGCGGACTTCGTGAGTTTCTACGGCGGCCTGGCTGAGGCGGCCGAGCGCGCCGAGCTGCTGGACCGCCTGGCGCGGGGCTTCGGCGTGGACCACGGCCAGGTGGCCGAGCAGAGCGCCGCCGTGCTCCAGCTGCTCCAGCAGCCGCGGGAGGCGGCCGTGCTCCTGCAGGCAGAGGACCGGCTGCGCTACGCGCTGGTGCCGCGCTACCGCAGCCTCTTCCACCACATCAGCAAGCTGGACGGCGGCGTGCGCTTCCTGGTGCAGCTGCGGGCCGACCTGCTCGAGGCGCAGGCCCTCAAGCTGATGGAGGGGCCGCACGTCCGG GAAATGAACGGGGTGCTGAAAAGCATGTTCCTGGAATGGTTTTCTTCCGGGTTCCTGAACCTGGAGCAGGTCACCTGGCGTTCACCGTGCGAAGTGCTGCAGAAAATCAGTGA GTCTGAGGCTGTGCATCCCGTTAAAAACTGGGCGGACATGCGACGGCGCGTGGGGCCCTACAGAAGGTGTTACTTCCTCTCTCACTGCTCGGCCCCGGGGGAGCCCCTGATCATTTTGCACGTGGCCCTGACCAGTGAGATCTCCAGCAGCATCCAG ACCATCATAGCGAAGGAGAGTCCCGCGTCGGAGACGGAGGAGCGGGACAAGATCACCACGGCCATCTTGTACTCGCTGAGCCTGACCCAGCAGGGGCTGCAGGGCGTGGAGCTGGGCACCTTCCTCATCAAGCGGGTGGTGAAGGAGCTGCAG AAGGAGTTTCCTCACCTGGGGACATTTGCAAGTCTGTCCCCTATCCCCGGGTTCACCAAGTGGCTTCTGGGGCTGCTGAAGTCAAAAGCGAAGGATCACGGGAGGAACGAACTGTTGACAGATTCCGAGTGTAAAGAAATCTCTGAAATCACGGGCGGTCCCGTGAATGAGACCCTCAAGACCTTTCTCAGCAGCAGCGAGTGGGCCCAGTCTGAGCAGCTGGCCCGGGCGCTCCAGGCCCCCCTGATGCGGCTCTGCGCCTGGTACCTGTACGGGGAGAAGCACCGGGGCTACGCCCTGAACCCCGTGGCCAACTTCCACCTGCAGAACGGGGCCGTGATGTGGCGCATCAACTGGATGGCCGACGTCAGCCTCAGGGGGATCACGGGCTCGTGTGGCCTCATGGTCAATTACCGCTACTTCCTGGAGGACACGGCCGCCAACAGGACCGCCTACCTCAGCTCCAAGAGCATCAACGCTTCTGAGCAGGTCCTCAGTCTGGTGGCCCAGTTTCAGAAGAACAGCAAACTCTAA